A genome region from Brassica oleracea var. oleracea cultivar TO1000 chromosome C2, BOL, whole genome shotgun sequence includes the following:
- the LOC106323609 gene encoding uncharacterized protein LOC106323609, which translates to MCFCRGPTSAGKHYASYKLVKDYHKDVVSSRPAIKIDISKAFNTVQWTFIEATLCTMNYPDLFITWIMHCIDTTGFLVSVNGELEGFFSSVRGVRQGRSLSSYLYVIASNVLSKMINKSVRNGSIGYHPWCREVSLSHLSFAVDIVVFTNGSHDSLEGTLRVFDDFARISGLTINISKSTVFAAGRGKRDLDETAHRVGLSVSGIPVKYLGLPLTTKVMSRSDYEPLLAKIRNRFLAWTSSSLTFAGRLQLIKSVMASITNFWCATFCLPQDCIDEIESMCSAFLWSGWRKISLFTMVASSGFGLIYGILLEESLSSPEK; encoded by the coding sequence ATGTGCTTTTGTAGAGGGCCGACTTCTGCTGGAAAGCATTATGCTAGCTACAAATTAGTTAAGGATTATCACAAAGATGTAGTATCCTCTCGACCAGCGATTAAAATAGACATCTCTAAGGCGTTCAATACTGTCCAATGGACCTTTATTGAAGCTACGCTTTGCACCATGAATTATCCGGACCTATTCATAACGTGGATTATGCATTGCATCGATACAACAGGGTTTTTGGTCTCAGTGAATGGTGAACTTGAGGGTTTCTTCTCTAGTGTTCGAGGTGTGCGCCAAGGCCGATCCCTCTCTTCCTACCTTTATGTGATTGCAAGCAATGTCCTCTCTAAGATGATCAACAAGTCTGTGAGAAATGGCAGCATAGGTTATCACCCCTGGTGCCGAGAGGTTAGTCTATCACATCTGAGTTTTGCAGTTGACATTGTGGTGTTCACTAATGGCTCTCATGACTCGTTAGAAGGCACTCTTCGGGTCTTTGATGATTTTGCTCGCATCTCAGGTCTCACCATAAACATCTCCAAATCAACAGTGTTTGCAGCAGGACGAGGAAAGCGAGATTTGGACGAAACTGCGCATCGGGTGGGTCTCTCAGTCTCAGGAATTCCAGTAAAATATCTTGGGCTTCCGCTAACAACCAAGGTTATGTCGAGAAGCGATTATGAGCCGCTCCTGGCCAAGATTCGAAACCGGTTCCTCGCTTGGACGAGCTCCTCCCTTACCTTTGCTGGCCGACTCCAGTTAATAAAATCTGTGATGGCTAGCATCACAAACTTTTGGTGTGCAACCTTTTGCTTGCCACAAGATTGTATTGATGAGATAGAAAGCATGTGCTCAGCGTTTCTTTGGAGTGGCTGGCGAAAAATTTCATTATTCACAATGGTCGCATCATCAGGTTTTGGACTGATATATGGCATCCTCTTGGAAGAATCATTGAGCTCACCGGAGAAGTAG
- the LOC106325575 gene encoding putative methylesterase 15, chloroplastic, producing MGNSLRCISQDQEQNQKKPTVVNGGGESSNSEKHVRRLSLIPSFRRRTLLPSLSCAGSSTSGSSTSKKGGVKTKKKIRERHHQEHHHHDNEKDSRIQEQTLAATNVLFSQTPRNSNSAPPFRRSTSVVYPSSQPPPSAVAAVTGSVSGVLTPKKSTCGFVRSSSNRQRSSTDPVLKPNQLLDKELKVEGADTKRFVLVHGGGFGAWCWYKTITLLEKHGFQVDAVDLTGSGVSSFDTNNITSLAQYVKPLLHFFDTLKPTEKVILVGHDFGGACMSYAMEMFPSKISKAVFISAAMLANGQSTLDLFNQQPESSHDLMEQVHLFLYANGKKSSPTAVDFDRSLLRDFFFNQSPPKDVALASVSMRPIPFAPVIEKLHVSEKNYGSIRRFYIKTMEDDYAVPVCFQDAMIKSNPPEQVFQLKGSDHAPFFSRPQSLNRILVEISQIPSKKSS from the exons ATGGGAAACTCTTTGAGATGCATCTCGCAAGACCAAGAACAGAACCAGAAGAAACCCACCGTCGTCAACGGAGGAGGAGAGAGTAGCAACTCCGAGAAACACGTGCGCAGGCTGTCGCTGATACCATCTTTCCGTCGCCGGACATTACTACCGTCTCTCTCCTGCGCCGGATCATCAACGTCTGGATCGTCCACGTCGAAGAAAGGAGGTGTCAAGACGAAGAAGAAGATCAGAGAAAGACACCACCAAGAGCATCATCACCATGATAACGAGAAAGACTCTCGTATCCAAGAACAAACCTTAGCTGCTACAAATGTGCTCTTTAGCCAGACGCCTCGTAACAGCAACTCTGCTCCTCCTTTTAGACGGTCCACATCCGTCGTCTATCCATCCTCTCAGCCACCTCCCTCCGCCGTGGCCGCCGTCACAGGTTCTGTTTCTGGCGTCCTGACTCCTAAGAAGTCTACTTGTGGATTCGTGAGGAGCTCCAGCAATAGGCAGAGATCAAGCACTGATCCTGTTCTCAAACCCAACCAGCTTCTAGACAAG GAGCTGAAGGTGGAAGGTGCGGATACGAAGCGGTTCGTGCTGGTTCATGGAGGAGGGTTTGGGGCATGGTGTTGGTACAAAACCATAACACTCTTAGAGAAACATGGCTTTCAAGTGGACGCCGTTGACTTGACCGGTTCTGGTGTTAGTTCCTTCGATACCAACAACATCACCAGCCTGGCTCAGTATGTCAAACCCCTCCTCCACTTCTTCGACACCTTGAAACCCACAGAAAAG GTGATTTTAGTGGGACATGATTTTGGAGGAGCATGTATGTCGTATGCCATGGAGATGTTCCCTTCTAAGATCTCTAAGGCTGTTTTCATCTCTGCTGCTATGTTGGCTAATGGCCAAAGCACCCTTGATCTCTTCAATCAACAG CCTGAGTCAAGTCATGATCTGATGGAACAAGTCCATCTATTCTTGTACGCCAACGGCAAAAAGAGCTCACCAACAGCCGTTGATTTCGACAGATCTTTGCTTAGGGATTTTTTCTTTAATCAGAGCCCTCCAAAG GATGTTGCATTGGCGTCGGTGTCCATGAGACCGATCCCGTTCGCACCAGTAATCGAGAAGCTACACGTGTCTGAGAAGAATTACGGTTCAATCCGACGGTTCTACATCAAAACCATGGAAGATGATTACGCTGTACCGGTTTGTTTCCAAGACGCGATGATCAAATCAAACCCTCCAGAACAAGTATTCCAGCTCAAAGGATCCGATCACGCACCATTTTTCTCTCGTCCTCAGTCCTTGAACCGAATACTCGTCGAGATTTCTCAAATTCCTTCCAAAAAATCTTCCTAA
- the LOC106327290 gene encoding uncharacterized protein LOC106327290, translated as MRLFIVIFCGDNCIEGDMTRYQSLIAAALLRASRRLTSPAVSSVRRTFSSSSLLPRTTTTLTTLPRSSPLAKFYFSSSSSSSPPSVPPPKASLKNGHEEDTFEYKTTEDVEVIDDWEEEEYEVEAKLGDGGDGGGVVLRGVPWGERVLSIASQVLKESEKDLQLFAFRTSPRGYVYIRLDKPSHEYGCPSMDELEEFSREYKKRLDDAGDAQVVPEDLALEVSSPGAERLLKVPEDLHRFKEMPMTVSYEEEANSRKTVKSTVLLLESVDAESEICIWKLADVRENRDPESKGRPLSRKQKDLRFKLPFSVHMMITLYLD; from the exons ATGAGACTTTTTATTGTGATCTTTTGTGGTGACAATTGTATCGAAGGAGACATGACGAGATACCAAAGTCTGATAGCAGCTGCTTTGTTGCGAGCTTCTCGCCGTTTAACCTCACCGGCCGTTTCCTCCGTTAGGAGAACCTTCTCTTCTTCCTCCTTACTTCCAAGGACAACGACAACCCTCACCACTCTTCCTCGCTCTTCTCCCTTGGCAAAGTTTTATTTTTCATCCTCCTCCTCCTCTTCTCCTCCTTCTGTTCCACCGCCGAAAGCGTCCCTTAAAAATGGCCACGAAGAAGACACTTTTGAAT ATAAAACAACTGAGGATGTAGAGGTCATAGATGATTGGGAAGAAGAAGAATATGAAGTTGAAGCTAAG CTTGGCGATGGAGGAGATGGTGGTGGGGTTGTTCTTCGAGGTGTGCCATGGGGTGAAAGAGTTCTCTCTATTGCTTCCCAAGTTTTGAAGGAGTCTGAGAAAGATCTGCAACTGTTTGCTTTCAGAACTTCTCCTCGTGGATATGTATACATCAGACTCGACAAACCCTCTCATGA ATATGGATGTCCTAGCATGGACGAGCTTGAGGAATTTAGTCGAGAATATAAGAAGAGATTAGATGATGCAGGGGATGCACAAGTAGTCCCAGAGGATCTGGCCCTCGAG GTATCATCTCCAGGAGCAGAGAGACTGCTGAAAGTTCCAGAGGACTTGCACCGATTCAAGGAGATGCCTATGACAGTAAGCTACGAGGAGGAAGCAAACTCGAGGAAAACAGTGAAGAGCACAGTGTTGCTCTTGGAGTCTGTAGATGCAGAATCAGAGATATGTATTTGGAAACTAGCAGATGTGAGGGAGAACAGAGATCCTGAAAGCAAAGGCAGACCGTTGAGCCGGAAACAAAAGGACCTGAGATTCAAACTGCCTTTCTCAGTTCACATGATGATAACTCTCTACTTGGATTAG
- the LOC106324907 gene encoding protein SPIRAL1-like 1, whose amino-acid sequence MGRGVSAGGGQSSLGYLFGSGEAPKPAVNSASAETQPPPPSTTRPKTVAPKPVDITKQGPAGLNSNSANNYMRADGQNSGNFLTDRPSTKVHSAPGGGSSLNYLFGGGSSN is encoded by the exons ATGGGGCGTGGAGTTAGTGCAGGTGGAGGGCAGAGTTCTTTGGGATATCTTTTTGGGAGCGGAGAGGCGCCAAAGCCAGCCGTTAACAGCGCCTCAGCTGAAACTCAGCCCCCTCCTCCATCTACTACACGACCTAAAACCGTTGCTCCAAAACCTGTTGACATTACCAAACAAGGCCCAGCTGGTCTTAATAGCAACTCTGCAAACAATTACATGCGCGCTGATGGACAGAACTCTGGCAACTTCCTCACG GACCGGCCTTCTACCAAGGTTCACTCAGCTCCAGGAGGTGGCTCGTCTCTGAATTACCTCTTTGGTGGTGGCAGCAGCAACTAG
- the LOC106327289 gene encoding serine/threonine-protein kinase dst2-like, whose amino-acid sequence MDQNSPRSRRTRQTDPKPDIYSTFVVHSDSDSDQDNKRNAKPEDDDDENVDLYATTVYKGDSDGGGDEDDDDDSFLPPLLKRLPKDFGGGASLDYDDDDNGDFGTMIVKKDRDSHSSSKPRVAASPPRRIADEESSEEEEFGTFVVKPSSKKGKEKEKEKEMDLSTMGRAVASMQESSFGGKKNRKSRPSSPSSHRRMQQQNSKMSTTSLPDSITREDPTTKYEFLNELGKGSYGSVYKARDLKTSEIVAVKVISLTEGEEGYEEIRGEIEMLQQCNHPNVVRYLGSYQGEDYLWIVMEYCGGGSVVDVMNVTEEALEEYQIAYICREALKGLAYLHSIFKVHRDIKGGNILLTEQGEVKLGDFGVAAQLTRTMSKRNTFIGTPHWMAPEVIQENRYDGKVDVWALGVSAIEMAEGLPPRSAVHPMRVLFMISIEPAPMLEDKEKWSLVFHDFVAKCLTKEPRLRPTADEMLKHKFIQRCKTGASAMSAKIEKSRQIRASMALQAQKVAASSEDTSTLGLKSSEEMKITVPYTEALPACSLNPQHISSNTALSGEGGDFGTMIFHGEDEADEIHSGSQLAKEKESSSSVGFSGEEVTRIHERKNLPTTDVAVETSTSQSVRGTLSSIEHKKRLSNISGTQTEGGSDASGSTLKNETVGKKAFALQDKLWSIYAAGNTVPIPFLRATDISPIALLSENMIGGMQQDGNGSVAVEALQELFTSDPQSKKGRRGQNEMPLPPSVYQRLTSSPPLMNLAQVLAYHRACYEEMPLQEMQATQEQQTIQNLCDTLRTILRL is encoded by the exons ATGGATCAGAACTCGCCGAGATCTCGTCGGACCCGGCAAACCGATCCCAAACCCGATATTTACTCCACCTTCGTAGTCCACTCCGACTCCGATTCCGATCAAGACAACAAACGCAACGCCAAGCCCGAGGACGACGACGACGAAAACGTCGATTTATACGCTACAACGGTCTACAAGGGCGACAGTGACGGCGGCGGAGATGAAGACGACGACGACGACTCTTTCCTCCCCCCTCTTCTCAAGCGTCTTCCCAAGGATTTCGGAGGCGGCGCGTCGCTCGACTACGACGACGATGACAATGGAGATTTCGGCACGATGATTGTGAAGAAGGATCGGGATAGTCACAGCTCGTCCAAGCCGCGAGTGGCAGCCAGTCCTCCCAGGAGGATAGCCGATGAGGAATCTTCCGAGGAGGAAGAGTTTGGTACCTTCGTTGTGAAACCTTCGTCGAAAAAGGGGAAGGAGAAAGAGAAAGAGAAGGAGATGGATTTGTCAACTATGGGAAGAGCGGTGGCGAGTATGCAGGAATCGAGCTTCGGTGGTAAGAAGAACCGTAAGTCTCGGCCTTCCTCTCCGTCCTCCCATCGGAGAATGCAGCAGCAGAACAGTAAGATGTCGACGACGTCTCTTCCGGATAGCATTACTAGAGAAGATCCAACCACCAAATACGAGTTCCTCAATGAACTTG GGAAAGGATCATATGGATCTGTCTACAAGGCAAGGGATTTGAAAACGTCTGAGATTGTTGCTGTTAAAGTCATTTCACTTACTGAAGGG GAGGAGGGCTATGAAGAGATTCGTGGGGAAATTGAGATGCTGCAGCAGTGTAATCATCCAAATGTTGTCCGCTACCTTGGGAGTTACCAAGGAGAAGATTATCTTTGG ATAGTGATGGAGTATTGTGGAGGTGGAAGCGTTGTTGATGTGATGAATGTTACTGAGGAGGCATTGGAGGAGTATCAGATTGCATATATTTGTCGAGAGGCTTTGAAG GGCCTTGCATACCTGCATTCAATATTCAAAGTCCATAGAGATATTAAGGGTGGAAATATCTTGTTGACCGAACAAGGAGAGGTCAAACTCG GTGACTTTGGAGTTGCGGCTCAACTTACGCGGACTATGTCGAAGCGAAACACG TTCATCGGGACTCCGCATTGGATGGCTCCGGAGGTTATTCAGGAAAACCGTTATGATGGGAAG GTTGATGTATGGGCTCTTGGTGTTTCAGCAATTGAGATGGCAGAG GGGCTTCCTCCAAGATCAGCAGTTCATCCGATGAGG GTTTTGTTCATGATATCGATCGAGCCAGCTCCAATGCTTGAAGATAAAGAAAAATG GTCCCTGGTCTTTCATGATTTTGTTGCGAAGTGCCTCACAAAGGAACCACGTCTTCGCCCAACTGCAGATGAGATGCTTAAG CACAAATTTATTCAGAGATGTAAAACTGGGGCTTCTGCAATGTCGGCAAAGATTGAGAAGTCTAGACAAATCAGAGCTTCAATGGCTCTGCAAGCGCAAAAAGTTGCAGCTTCTTCAGAGGACACT TCAACACTGGGTCTAAAATCAAGTGAAGAGATGAAAATTACTGTTCCATATACCGAAGCACTTCCAGCATGCTCCCTGAATCCGCAGCATATATCCAGCAACACCGCCTTGAGTGGAGAAG GTGGTGATTTTGGAACTATGATCTTTCACGGTGAGGATGAGGCAGACGAGATCCACTCAGGGTCTCAACTTGCCAAAGAGAAAGAATCTTCTTCTTCTGTCGGGTTCTCCGGAGAAGAAGTAACTAGGATCCATGAAAGAAAGAACCTTCCTACTACTGACGTTGCAGTTGAAACCTCAACTTCACAAAGCGTTCGGGGAACTTTATCATCCATTGAGCATAAAAAGAGGCTGAGTAACATATCTGGAACACAGACAGAAGGTGGCAGTGATGCAAGTGGTAGTACCTTGAAGAATGAAACTGTTGGCAAGAAAGCATTTGCTTTACAAGATAAG TTATGGTCAATATACGCAGCTGGAAACACAGTACCGATACCATTCTTGAGAGCAACGGATATATCGCCAATAGCACTGTTGTCAGAGAACATGATCGGAGGCATGCAACAGGACGGGAATGGAAGTGTAGCCGTTGAAGCACTTCAGGAGCTCTTTACTTCTGATCCCCAATCCAAAAAGGGACGAAGAGGACAAAACGAG ATGCCGCTGCCTCCAAGTGTATACCAGAGACTGACGTCAAGCCCTCCTCTGATGAATCTTGCACAAGTTTTAGCCTACCACAGAGC GTGTTACGAGGAGATGCCGCTGCAGGAGATGCAAGCAACGCAGGAGCAGCAAACCATTCAGAATCTGTGCGATACTCTTCGCACTATTCTTCGCCTCTAA